The Pseudodesulfovibrio senegalensis nucleotide sequence TTCCCCCGCAAAAAACTATTCCTCGAACATCTGCAAAAACGCCTCGGGCACGGTGGTCCAGGCAGCGGCCCGGCCCGGCTCCAGCGTTCCCAGCCTGTGCGCCACGCCCAGGGCGCGCGCCGGATTCGCGGTCATCATGGCCAGCACCTCGGCCAGCGAAATCGAACCCCGGTACCGCTCCTTGAAATAGGCGGCCTCGTTCCAGAGGTTGAGATCATGGTTGGAAGCCAATGAATCCGTGCCAAGGCAACAGTTGATGCCCACGCCTCGAATGTCTTCCCACGGTGCGCGCCCCACGCCGATGAACTCGTTGGAGCGCGGGCACAGGCACACGGACGCGCGGGATTCGCGGATGGTTTCGATGTCCGCATTTGAGACCTTGACGCAATGCACGCAGAGCGTGCTTTCGTCCAGCAAACCGAGAGCTTGTGCCTGCTGCACCGGGGCCGTGCGCGGCGGCTCGAAATCCAGCAACCGGCCGCGCCCCTGCAACAGATCCAGAAATTCCGATGGTTCGCCCGCCATGATGGCCACCTCGTCGTCGTGCTCGGCCAGATGCAGGGAAAACGGGCAGCCGAGACGCGAAGATTCGGCCTTGGCCGCGCGCAACACGTCCACATGCGTGGTGTACAGGCTGTGCCCGGCCACGGACCCGCACCCCAGTTCATATTCTCCGGCGGGAACAAACCCGTGCTCGGGCACGGCTTCGCCGATGGCCTCGGTGAAAACCACGAAAAAAAAGCCGGATTCTTCAAGAAATCCGGCCATTCGCTGCGGGAAACGGGTCGCGATGTCCGCGACCATCACGGTCCCGGTTCGCTTGAGCTCCCGGCTGGCCTTTGCCAGCGCGTCTTCGGGGAGATCGAATATGGGCTGTTTGAGCAAATCCTCCACCCAGACCATGAACCCCTGCCCGGCAACAGTGGCGCCGCGCAGGTGGGAAAGCTCCAGATGGCAATGGGCATTGATCAGTCCGGGAACAACGGTGACATGGCCGAGATCGCTGACCGACCCGGAAAAATCCGGGGCCAGATCCCGATATCGGCCGACAGAAACGATTACCCCCTTGTCCGAGATGATGGCTGCGTCATCGATCGCGGGCTGCTCGGGGGTCATGGTCAAGGCGCGTCGAGCGCGCGTAAGTTCCGGCATTCCTTACTGATCCGTAATGTCAGGTTGTTCAAAGAAGATATAGTTCGTGAATTCGCTGATTTCGAAGTAAACTTTTTTTTCGTCGGGGTCCACCATGAAATTCAGATTGGCGTCCAGATATCCGCGCCCGGCACGGCAGACCTGCTCCATGCCGTTTTTCACGCGCCTGAGCGTGCTCAATTCATCAATCCCCATATAGCGCCGCGCCAAGCGGTCGCCGTCGAAAATCTCCACCACGCCGTTTGTGCCGGTCCAATCCACGGTGGCGATTTCGCGGGTTGCGGGCCGCATGACCAGCCACAACACAATGGCCGCACTCAGTGCGGCAAAAACAATGATCGCCAAGCGCACTTTCCGGCGCACGGAATTTTTGAAAATACGCATGACCAATGAGCCTATCCCAAATTACGGACCGGGAAAAGGGACGGCAACACAACCATCAGCAAAGGGAAAACCGCTTCCTGTCCACCATGCGAATGGATTCGCGGTCCAGCCCGATGCGGGCGTATTCGTCCACCAGCTCGCGGGCGTGGCCGAATATCTCGCCGCTGTGCCGGAAGGGAACCTCCAGCCGACGCGGAGCGCGGCCAAGCTCGGCAATGCGTGCCTTTACATGTTCCAGAAGCACCCGGGCGCGCACGGACTGGCCAAGGGCCGGATGCCATGGTCCAGCCACGATTTCTGGCTGCAGTTTTTCCTCGGGCGCAACGCCCATGCGGATGACCGGAACACCGGCCGCCCACAGCTCGCCAACGCCACAGGTCAGTTCAATGCGGGTGCGCTCAAGATCCCACGGCGCATAACGGCCCTCGCGCCACCACTGTTCCAGTTCGGTCCCCCGCAATACAAGACAGGGATACAGCCGCGTATTGTCCGGTCCGATGGCGCAGGTTTCGCGCACGTCCTGCCGGAAAACATCATCATGGTCGCCGGGCAGGCCGGGCATGAGCTGGATGCCGAGCTCCATCCCGGCAGCGCGCACGGCATCGCAGGCACGGTGCACCTGATCCGCGGTATACCCCCGGCCGGACACGTCCAGCGCCGTGGTGTCAAAGCTCTGCACCCCCAGCTCCACCATGTGCAGCCCGCGTGCGCCAAGCTCCTTGAGCATGGGAATCGTCACCCTATCAGGTCGCGTGGAACATCTCGTTTTTGTTATCAATCCAAGCTTCCGAAACGTATCGGACAGCGCAAGGAAACGCTCGGGATATCCCTCGGGAAGGGCCGTGAACGTGCCCCCGAAAAAGGCCAGTTCATAAGGACCGCGCCCCAACTCGTGCGCTCGCGTGAGGTCGGCCTCCACAGTCTCCAGAACTCTGTCCAGCCCTGTCTGCGCACAACCGGTCTGGATATGCTGGGCACAGAAAACACACCGGCCCGGACAGCCCGCAAAGGGAATGAACACGGGCCAGATCCGGGAACGCGGGCGTTGGGGTTCAGGGTGGGCAAAGGCAAGCGAACGCATGGAAAAAGATCCTTGTTGGTTGTGGCCGACGCACCCGGTATACACCCAAGTGCAACGAATCCCAACCCCCTGAAACGGTACGGAACGGGGCCGGGAAAAACGCCGGGGCCAATGGCGGCGGGTCAGGAAATCACAAACCCGCCGTATTGCCCTGCCCGAGGATAGAGGATACTACAACCACATGAAAATCGGCATACTGCAAATCAATCCGGTGGTGGGCGATCTGGAAGGCAACTGCGCCAGAATTCTGGACGCCGCGAAAAAGGCCGCGGCTCAGGGCGCGGATTTCAGCATTGCCCCGGAACTGGCCCTGATCGGGTATCCGCCCCGCGACCTGCTGCTCTATGCCGGGTTCGTGCGCAAGGCCGAACTGGCCGCTGAGCAACTGGCCGGACAGCTTGCGGACCTGCCGCCCCTGCTCATGGGTTCGGTGCTGGCCAACCATTCGGACACGGGCAAACCCGTGTATAACGCGGCCCTGTGGCTGAGGGACGGCACCATTGAGCGCAGCTTCCACAAGAGCCTGCTGCCCACCTATGACGTATTTGACGAGGCGCGCTATTTCGAACCCGCGCCCAAGTCCGAATCCGGCAGCGCCAACATTCTGGAATTCATGGGCCGGAAAATGGCCGTGACCATCTGCGAAGACGCATGGAACGACAAGGATTTCTGGGAAACGCGGCCCTACCATACCGACCCGCTGGAACAGGCGGCCGCGCACAGCCCGGACCTGATCCTCAATCTTTCGGCCTCGCCCTTTTCGCTGGGCAAGCAGCAACTGCGCCAGAACATGCTGGGGGCCATCGCCGAAAAATACGGTGTCCCGCTCGTCTACGTGAACCAGACCGGCGGCAACGACGATCTGATGTTCGACGGGCGTTCCTGCATATTCGACGCTCGCGGCGAACTTGTGGCCCGGGCACGCGGATTCGATGAATCCGTGTTGGTGACGGAGGTTTTCGAGACCGCGCCCAACGCCGTGGCCGACGACGATTTTTCCCGCGAGGCCGAAACATGGCGCGCGCTGGTCATGGGTGTGGGCGACTATGTGACCAAGAGCGGATTTTCCACGGTGCTGCTGGGCCTTTCCGGGGGCATCGATTCCGGGCTGACCGCTGCCGTGGCCGCGGAGGCGCTGGGTGCGGAAAACGTCACCGGCGTGCTCATGCCCTCGCCCTATTCCAGCCAGGGCAGCATCGACGATTCCATTGCGCTGGCCGAAAACCTGGGCATCAAAACCCTGACCCTGCCCATCGAACCCATCATGGACAGCTTCACGCAGGCACTGGCCCAACCGTTCGCGGGCATGGAGCCGGACACCACCGAGGAAAACATCCAGTCGCGCATCCGGGGCAACCTGCTCATGGCCCTTTCCAACAAATACCGATCCCTGCTGCTGACCACCGGCAACAAGAGCGAGCTGGCCGTGGGCTACTGCACCATCTACGGCGACATGTCCGGCGGGTTCGCGGTCATTTCGGACGTGCCCAAAGTGCTGGTCTTTTCCCTGTGCCGCTGGATCAACGCCACCCTCGGACAGCGCATACCCGAGGCCGTCATCACCAAGCCGCCGTCCGCGGAACTTCGGCCGGACCAGAAAGACGAGGATTCCCTGCCGCCCTATGAAATTCTGGACGCCATCCTTGAACTGCACATCGAAAAGCACAAGGATGCCGAAGAAATAACAGCCCTCGGTTTTGACGAACAGACCGTGCTGCACGTGCTGCGGCTGGTGAGCATGGCGGAGTTCAAGCGCAGGCAGGCCGCGCCCGGCATCAAGCTGACGCCCCGTTCATTCGGCACGGGCTGGCGCATGCCTCTGGCCTGCAAACGCAACCTCTAGGAAAACATCATGTCCAATTCCATTCCCGCAGCACTGCACGCGCCCGAATCACCGAGCACCCCGCTGGACCGGGACATGCTGGAAAACGTGGTGCGGCTCTCGCGCAAAAGCCCGCGCAAACGCATCATCCAGCGGCTGCACGGACCGGACAACGCGCCCCTGCAACGCATGCTCAACGCCATGCAGCCCGGCTCGTACCTGCGGCCGCACCGGCACCAGCATCCGCCCAAGGCCGAAACTTTCGTCATGCTCACGGGCGCGGTGCGCTACATATCATTTGATGATCAGGGAACCATCACGCAGGTATTGGACATGCGTGCGGGATCAACGGTGTTCGGGGTAGATATTGAACCCGGAGTCTGGCATTCGCTCATGGTGCTGGAGCCGGATTCCGTGGTCTTCGAAACCAAGAACGGCCCCTATGAACAGGCCTCGGACAAGGATTTCGCACCATGGTCCCCGGCCGAGGGCGACCCGGAAACCAGCGCGTATCTGAGCGAGCTTGAAAAACGGTCGGATAGATTCCTTGCACGATCTGCCGAGCGCAGGGGCTGAACCCGGCTCACCCGCCCGTGCGGCCGCACACCGCAGCCGTTACCCCGCCACAGCTTTGCTCGTCCAGAGCATATTCCACGTGCCCGATGCGCCGAACCGGACGCATGCCCACCAATGAATTGAGCGCATAGGCGTGATCCATGACCGAAAGCTCGGCCAGGGCAACGGGCCTCGGCTCGATGTCCAGATGCTCGCGCGCGATCTCCAAAGCCAGCGACGGCAGTTTGTAGGGCGTGTCGGTTTCATACAGCTGACCGTCCTTGGAAAACAGCAGCGAGGCGGTCGTGGTTTCCAGCACCTCGTCGGAAAAATCCAGCAGCAATGCGTCGTCGAAACCCTGGGCAACGGCCTGCGCGTGGGCCTGATTGAAAAACATGTAGGCCATGGTCTTGTGCACGTTCAGTGTGGAAACATGCCGATCCGGGCAGACGTTCAGCCGGTAGGTGCGCTCCGGGTCCGGGGTGTAGGCCGCGGCAGTGACCACCGGACGGGTGACTTCCCCGGCCACGGGATAAAAGATGTTCACCCGCGCCGGACTGCCCGTGAGCCCGTTTTTTTCCAACAACAGGAAGCAGACCTCTTCAAAGGGTACCGACTCATAGGGGATGCAGAAATGATCGAGGCTGGCATGAATGCGGCCCACGTGGCGGTCGCAATGCATGAGCCGTTTCCCGTTGTAGAGCAGGGTTTCGAAAAATCCGGTCCCGAACCGGAACGCGGGCGAATATGTTTCCAGAGGCACACCGCCCTTGGCGTAGCGGTTGTTGTAAAAATGCGTCATGCAGACCCTCGCTTTGCTGCAGCACCAAAAAACTTGGCTGCCTTGGCCATGGTTTCACGGTATTCGCGGGCCGGACATGAATCAATTACAATTCCGCTCCCGGCCCAATAATCCAGAGTGCCGCCCTTTGTATCGGCCACGGCCGTGCGGATGGCAATGGACGAATCCATGGTGCGCTCGTCCTCGATGATCACCAGACTGCCGCAGAACATGCCGCGCGCGTGCGGCTCCAGCTCGTCGATGATGCGCATGGAGCTGGCCTTGGGACACCCGGTCACGGAACCGCCCGGAAACGCATCCAGAAACAGGTCAAGACAGTCCCTGCCCGCGCACAGGGTGCCGCGCACGTCCGCATGCATCTGCAGCAAATTGTCCACCACGAACACGGACCTGTGGTTTTCCACACGCACGGACCCGTATTCGCAATTGGCGCTGATGTCGTTGCGCATCAGGTCCACGATCATGGACAACTCCGCGCACTCCTTTTCGGATTCGGTCAGCGCACGCACCAATTCGGGGTCCACGTCAGCCACGGAATACACGCGCTCGCCAGGCACGGCCAATGTTCCCTTGATGGGACGGGAAAGCACCCGACCATTGCGCACGCGCACAAACAGTTCCGGCGATGTGGACAGAATGCGGTATTGCCCACTGGAAAAATGGGCGTAAAAAGGCGCGCCGTGGCTCGCGTGCAGGGCCAAAAACAGTTCAGCCGGGTCATGGGCCGCACAATCGCAGGCCCAGCCCAGCCGCGTGGACAGGTTGAGCTGATACGTCCAGCCCTGCCGGATGCGCTCCAGCGTCCCGCGCACGCCATGCTCATAGGATGGCCTGTCCATGGACGCGACAGGCTGCCCCAGATCGGGAAAGAATCCGGGGTGGCGCTGCGGACCCGGTTCAGACAAAATGCGGGCCGTGCGCCGAACCTGTTCGCTGTCCCGGCCGGATACGCTCACGGCTCCGCTCACACAGTCATGCTCCACCAGCAGCGCGTATTTCCTGAGATGGCCGAGGGGAAAACCGGATTGCTTTTGCGTTCCAATGCCGCGCAGCAGCATGCCGTAGTCGTAGCTCAGAAAACCGAGGCACGGCCCCGGACCGGAAAACGCGAAACCCTTGAGTTGCTCACGCGCGGTATCCTCGCGCACCACCAATTCATCCAGCGGTTCCAGACCGCAAAGGCAGCGCGTTTCCCCGGCAAACCCGGGCGAGGACAAAAACGCGTCCGCGCCATTGCGCACCAGCCACGCTTCAAGGTCCGGGATGCGGCCCGGCTCAAGAACGAACGATTCGTTGCAGGGCATCATGGATGAAATATTCTCCGTGTTCGGTCAGAAAGGATTCCGG carries:
- a CDS encoding amidohydrolase family protein codes for the protein MPELTRARRALTMTPEQPAIDDAAIISDKGVIVSVGRYRDLAPDFSGSVSDLGHVTVVPGLINAHCHLELSHLRGATVAGQGFMVWVEDLLKQPIFDLPEDALAKASRELKRTGTVMVADIATRFPQRMAGFLEESGFFFVVFTEAIGEAVPEHGFVPAGEYELGCGSVAGHSLYTTHVDVLRAAKAESSRLGCPFSLHLAEHDDEVAIMAGEPSEFLDLLQGRGRLLDFEPPRTAPVQQAQALGLLDESTLCVHCVKVSNADIETIRESRASVCLCPRSNEFIGVGRAPWEDIRGVGINCCLGTDSLASNHDLNLWNEAAYFKERYRGSISLAEVLAMMTANPARALGVAHRLGTLEPGRAAAWTTVPEAFLQMFEE
- a CDS encoding elongator complex protein 3, giving the protein MRSLAFAHPEPQRPRSRIWPVFIPFAGCPGRCVFCAQHIQTGCAQTGLDRVLETVEADLTRAHELGRGPYELAFFGGTFTALPEGYPERFLALSDTFRKLGLITKTRCSTRPDRVTIPMLKELGARGLHMVELGVQSFDTTALDVSGRGYTADQVHRACDAVRAAGMELGIQLMPGLPGDHDDVFRQDVRETCAIGPDNTRLYPCLVLRGTELEQWWREGRYAPWDLERTRIELTCGVGELWAAGVPVIRMGVAPEEKLQPEIVAGPWHPALGQSVRARVLLEHVKARIAELGRAPRRLEVPFRHSGEIFGHARELVDEYARIGLDRESIRMVDRKRFSLC
- a CDS encoding NAD+ synthase: MKIGILQINPVVGDLEGNCARILDAAKKAAAQGADFSIAPELALIGYPPRDLLLYAGFVRKAELAAEQLAGQLADLPPLLMGSVLANHSDTGKPVYNAALWLRDGTIERSFHKSLLPTYDVFDEARYFEPAPKSESGSANILEFMGRKMAVTICEDAWNDKDFWETRPYHTDPLEQAAAHSPDLILNLSASPFSLGKQQLRQNMLGAIAEKYGVPLVYVNQTGGNDDLMFDGRSCIFDARGELVARARGFDESVLVTEVFETAPNAVADDDFSREAETWRALVMGVGDYVTKSGFSTVLLGLSGGIDSGLTAAVAAEALGAENVTGVLMPSPYSSQGSIDDSIALAENLGIKTLTLPIEPIMDSFTQALAQPFAGMEPDTTEENIQSRIRGNLLMALSNKYRSLLLTTGNKSELAVGYCTIYGDMSGGFAVISDVPKVLVFSLCRWINATLGQRIPEAVITKPPSAELRPDQKDEDSLPPYEILDAILELHIEKHKDAEEITALGFDEQTVLHVLRLVSMAEFKRRQAAPGIKLTPRSFGTGWRMPLACKRNL
- a CDS encoding WbuC family cupin fold metalloprotein, translated to MSNSIPAALHAPESPSTPLDRDMLENVVRLSRKSPRKRIIQRLHGPDNAPLQRMLNAMQPGSYLRPHRHQHPPKAETFVMLTGAVRYISFDDQGTITQVLDMRAGSTVFGVDIEPGVWHSLMVLEPDSVVFETKNGPYEQASDKDFAPWSPAEGDPETSAYLSELEKRSDRFLARSAERRG
- a CDS encoding aminotransferase class IV, with translation MTHFYNNRYAKGGVPLETYSPAFRFGTGFFETLLYNGKRLMHCDRHVGRIHASLDHFCIPYESVPFEEVCFLLLEKNGLTGSPARVNIFYPVAGEVTRPVVTAAAYTPDPERTYRLNVCPDRHVSTLNVHKTMAYMFFNQAHAQAVAQGFDDALLLDFSDEVLETTTASLLFSKDGQLYETDTPYKLPSLALEIAREHLDIEPRPVALAELSVMDHAYALNSLVGMRPVRRIGHVEYALDEQSCGGVTAAVCGRTGG
- a CDS encoding chorismate-binding protein, translating into MMPCNESFVLEPGRIPDLEAWLVRNGADAFLSSPGFAGETRCLCGLEPLDELVVREDTAREQLKGFAFSGPGPCLGFLSYDYGMLLRGIGTQKQSGFPLGHLRKYALLVEHDCVSGAVSVSGRDSEQVRRTARILSEPGPQRHPGFFPDLGQPVASMDRPSYEHGVRGTLERIRQGWTYQLNLSTRLGWACDCAAHDPAELFLALHASHGAPFYAHFSSGQYRILSTSPELFVRVRNGRVLSRPIKGTLAVPGERVYSVADVDPELVRALTESEKECAELSMIVDLMRNDISANCEYGSVRVENHRSVFVVDNLLQMHADVRGTLCAGRDCLDLFLDAFPGGSVTGCPKASSMRIIDELEPHARGMFCGSLVIIEDERTMDSSIAIRTAVADTKGGTLDYWAGSGIVIDSCPAREYRETMAKAAKFFGAAAKRGSA